The following proteins come from a genomic window of Streptomyces liliiviolaceus:
- a CDS encoding O-antigen ligase family protein, giving the protein MTQVLPAPPLVSVVTAAPRRFLPVLPVIALIVTLALPVSGDGGGTLADAVSGLVVVCCALRLVRGRRRPLSRTAAVVLGLPVVGVAVATAGAASAGVGAEGLVRYLQIFVLVPAAVMLLVRDRRDARLVAWSLVGLALWQGALGVHQFVTGTGASYQGEMIRAVGTFGATDIMGMAAVVAFGLVCALGLALGSGPARQRTAAAVCALALLLPLALSFSRGAWIATAVTCGAQLVLAGLRRAVRVFAAVAATAVVLVGGLGVGSAMLQERISSITQVADAPDQSVTDRYTMWTAAVDMWRDQPLTGVGMKGFPDHRDGHASLALSSGSDTDGAGAGFRRQPLLSPHNMYLLILSEQGLLGLLALAGSWLALLVLGLRKLFRARRSASGPDCALVACGLLLWQLVDFVYADIGGPSTVLTALVLGFAAWWALADEGAHGDAHEGAGER; this is encoded by the coding sequence GTGACCCAGGTCCTGCCCGCCCCGCCCCTGGTCTCCGTCGTGACCGCGGCGCCCCGCCGCTTCCTTCCCGTGCTGCCCGTGATCGCGCTGATCGTGACGCTCGCGCTGCCGGTCTCCGGGGACGGCGGCGGCACCCTGGCCGACGCCGTGTCCGGGCTGGTCGTGGTGTGCTGCGCACTGCGTCTCGTACGCGGCCGGCGACGCCCCCTGTCCCGTACCGCCGCCGTGGTGCTCGGGCTGCCCGTCGTCGGGGTCGCGGTGGCGACGGCCGGCGCGGCCTCGGCCGGGGTGGGGGCCGAGGGGCTCGTGCGCTATCTGCAGATCTTCGTGCTGGTACCGGCGGCCGTGATGCTGCTGGTACGCGACCGCCGTGACGCCCGCCTGGTCGCCTGGTCGCTCGTCGGGCTCGCGCTGTGGCAGGGGGCGCTCGGGGTCCACCAGTTCGTGACCGGGACCGGGGCCTCGTACCAGGGCGAGATGATCCGGGCCGTGGGCACCTTCGGGGCCACGGACATCATGGGCATGGCGGCCGTGGTGGCGTTCGGGCTGGTGTGCGCGCTCGGTCTCGCGCTCGGGTCCGGGCCCGCGCGGCAGCGGACCGCGGCGGCGGTGTGCGCGCTGGCGCTGCTGCTGCCGCTCGCGCTGTCGTTCAGCCGGGGCGCGTGGATCGCGACGGCCGTGACCTGCGGGGCGCAGCTCGTACTCGCCGGACTGCGGCGGGCCGTGCGGGTGTTCGCGGCGGTGGCGGCCACCGCGGTGGTCCTGGTGGGCGGGCTCGGGGTGGGCTCCGCGATGCTCCAGGAGCGGATCAGCAGCATCACGCAGGTCGCGGACGCGCCGGACCAGTCGGTGACCGACCGGTACACGATGTGGACGGCCGCCGTCGACATGTGGCGCGACCAGCCGCTGACCGGGGTGGGGATGAAGGGCTTCCCCGACCATCGCGACGGGCACGCCTCGCTCGCGCTGTCGTCGGGCAGTGACACGGACGGGGCTGGCGCCGGTTTCCGGCGCCAGCCGCTGCTGTCACCGCACAACATGTATCTGCTGATCCTCAGCGAACAGGGCCTGCTGGGGCTGCTCGCGCTGGCCGGGAGCTGGCTGGCGCTACTGGTCCTCGGACTCCGCAAGCTCTTCCGCGCACGGCGTTCCGCGAGCGGCCCCGACTGCGCGCTCGTCGCCTGCGGGCTGCTGCTCTGGCAGCTGGTCGACTTCGTGTACGCCGACATCGGCGGCCCCTCGACCGTGCTGACCGCGCTGGTGCTCGGCTTCGCCGCGTGGTGGGCACTGGCCGACGAGGGCGCCCACGGGGATGCCCACGAAGGGGCCGGGGAACGATGA
- a CDS encoding exopolysaccharide biosynthesis polyprenyl glycosylphosphotransferase has protein sequence MTAESTVPSPGGRPRAADHGFTTVPPVSSGSPVSVMPPREAVGGFAFPSGRRPFVHRVRAVHRVRHVRRPSRLPLPAVDIGAALAGGALALPWPHPLPLALLVLAVLRLNAHASLYRVTSTPAVPALLDELPAVCARIAVGWCALAALLAAYSPQHALDARALLLGCAVQSLVSCAGRGIVHGHRRRALQRRPRAALVVGRTVDAQRVAAAFLRQPGCGVRPVGVVADEASDGEGLPVLTTGEEVQRALIQNGVQDVLAVAPSGWTEQAALLRVLGESGCAVWEVRAESPAHGRSDRLAGFACRRLPLGRRYGSAGKRLLDVLVSGSLLVLVSPVLLVCAVVLRAVDGPGVVFRQERIGKDCRPFTLLKFRTHRPVDAHEAATRWSVANEHEMFWFCRFLRRTSLDELLQLWNVFWGDMSLVGPRPERPFFVGQFSQTYPGYAARHRMRTGITGLAQINGLRGDTSIEDRCRFDNAYIDDWSLWQDVCILARTAVSLVRPTGS, from the coding sequence GTGACTGCGGAAAGTACCGTTCCCTCCCCCGGCGGCCGGCCGCGGGCGGCGGACCACGGATTCACGACCGTCCCACCCGTCTCATCGGGCTCGCCCGTCTCGGTCATGCCGCCGCGCGAGGCCGTCGGCGGCTTCGCGTTCCCCAGCGGCAGACGGCCCTTCGTGCACCGCGTACGCGCCGTGCACCGCGTACGGCACGTACGGCGGCCCTCACGGCTGCCCCTGCCCGCCGTGGACATCGGCGCGGCGCTGGCCGGCGGCGCCCTGGCCCTGCCCTGGCCGCATCCGCTTCCGCTCGCCCTGCTGGTGCTCGCGGTGCTCCGGCTCAACGCGCACGCGTCGCTGTACCGCGTCACGTCCACACCCGCCGTACCGGCCTTACTGGACGAACTGCCCGCCGTCTGCGCCCGGATCGCGGTGGGCTGGTGCGCGCTCGCGGCCCTGCTGGCGGCGTACTCCCCGCAGCACGCGCTGGACGCCCGCGCCCTGCTCCTCGGCTGCGCGGTGCAGTCGCTGGTGAGCTGCGCGGGCCGCGGCATCGTGCACGGGCACCGGCGCCGGGCGCTCCAGCGGCGCCCGCGCGCGGCCCTGGTGGTCGGCCGCACGGTCGACGCGCAGCGCGTGGCCGCCGCGTTCCTGCGGCAACCGGGTTGCGGGGTACGGCCGGTGGGTGTCGTCGCCGACGAGGCGAGCGACGGCGAGGGGCTGCCGGTACTGACCACCGGCGAGGAGGTCCAGCGGGCCCTCATCCAGAACGGCGTGCAGGACGTGCTCGCCGTGGCCCCGTCCGGCTGGACCGAACAGGCCGCGCTGCTGCGGGTGTTGGGCGAGTCGGGCTGCGCCGTGTGGGAGGTGCGTGCGGAGTCGCCGGCGCACGGGCGCTCCGACCGGCTCGCCGGATTCGCCTGCCGACGGCTGCCCCTGGGCCGCCGGTACGGGAGCGCCGGGAAGCGGCTGCTCGACGTGCTGGTCTCCGGGTCCCTGCTCGTGCTGGTCAGCCCGGTGCTGCTGGTGTGCGCGGTCGTGCTGCGGGCCGTCGACGGGCCCGGTGTGGTGTTCCGGCAGGAACGCATCGGCAAGGACTGCCGGCCGTTCACGCTGCTGAAGTTCCGTACGCACCGGCCGGTCGACGCCCACGAGGCGGCGACGCGCTGGAGCGTGGCGAACGAGCACGAGATGTTCTGGTTCTGCCGCTTCCTGCGGCGCACGTCGCTCGACGAGCTGCTCCAGTTGTGGAACGTCTTCTGGGGCGACATGAGCCTCGTCGGACCGCGCCCCGAACGGCCGTTCTTCGTGGGCCAGTTCAGCCAGACGTACCCCGGTTACGCGGCCCGCCACCGGATGCGCACCGGGATCACCGGGCTCGCGCAGATCAACGGGCTGCGCGGCGACACCTCGATCGAGGACCGCTGCCGGTTCGACAACGCGTACATCGACGACTGGTCGCTCTGGCAGGACGTCTGCATCCTGGCGCGCACCGCGGTCTCGCTCGTGCGTCCGACGGGGAGCTGA